One segment of Pseudomonas sp. FP2196 DNA contains the following:
- a CDS encoding RidA family protein, which produces MTKTVITSDKAPAAIGTYSQAIKAGNTVYMSGQIPLDPKTMELVEGFEAQTVQVFENLKAVAEAAGGSFKDIVKLNIFLTDLSHFAKVNEIMGKYFDQPYPARAAIGVAALPKGSQVEMDAILVIE; this is translated from the coding sequence ATGACCAAGACAGTTATCACCAGCGACAAGGCCCCGGCCGCCATCGGCACTTACTCCCAGGCGATCAAGGCTGGCAACACCGTCTACATGTCGGGCCAGATCCCGCTGGACCCAAAAACCATGGAACTGGTTGAAGGCTTCGAAGCCCAGACCGTCCAGGTGTTCGAGAACCTCAAAGCCGTGGCCGAAGCCGCCGGCGGTTCGTTCAAGGACATCGTCAAACTGAACATCTTCCTCACCGACCTGAGCCACTTCGCCAAGGTCAACGAGATCATGGGCAAATACTTCGACCAGCCGTACCCGGCCCGCGCCGCCATTGGCGTTGCTGCCCTGCCAAAGGGTTCGCAGGTTGAAATGGATGCCATTCTGGTCATCGAGTGA
- the spoT gene encoding bifunctional GTP diphosphokinase/guanosine-3',5'-bis pyrophosphate 3'-pyrophosphohydrolase has translation MPSIDALADRLSTYLGNDQVNLVRRAYFYAEQAHDGQRRRSGEAYVTHPLAVANILADMHMDHQSLMAAMLHDVIEDTGIAKEALQAQFGETVAELVDGVSKLTQMNFETKAEAQAENFQKMAMAMARDIRVILVKLADRLHNMRTLEVLSGEKRRRIAKETLEIYAPIANRLGMHAIRIEFEDLGFKAMHPMRSARIYQAVKRARGNRKEIVNKIEESLGHCLAIDGIQGEVSGRQKHLYGIYKKMRGKRRAFNEIMDVYAFRIIVDKVDTCYRVLGAVHNLYKPLPGRFKDYIAIPKANGYQSLHTTLFGMHGVPIEIQIRTREMEEMANNGIAAHWLYKSSGDEQPKGTHARARQWVKGVLEMQQRAGNSLEFIESVKIDLFPDEVYVFTPKGRIMELPKGSTAVDFAYAVHTDVGNSCIACRINRRLAPLSEPLQSGSTVEIVSAPGARPNPAWLNFVVTGKARTHIRHALKLQRRSESISLGERLLNKVLNGFDSALEKIPAERVAAMLAEYRLELIEDLLEDIGLGNRMAYVVARRLLGEGEQLPSPEGPLAIRGTEGLVLSYAKCCTPIPGDPIVGHLSAGKGMVVHLDNCRNISEIRHNPEKCIQLSWAKDVTGEFNVELRVELEHQRGLIALLASSVNAADGNIEKISMDERDGRISVVQLVVSVHDRVHLARVIKKLRALTGVIRITRMRA, from the coding sequence ATGCCGAGCATAGACGCCCTCGCCGATCGCTTATCGACCTACCTCGGCAATGACCAGGTCAACCTGGTCCGCCGAGCGTATTTCTACGCCGAACAAGCCCATGATGGTCAACGCCGTCGCAGCGGCGAGGCGTACGTCACGCATCCTCTTGCGGTGGCGAATATTCTTGCCGACATGCACATGGACCATCAGAGCCTGATGGCGGCGATGCTGCATGACGTGATCGAAGACACTGGTATCGCCAAAGAAGCGCTGCAAGCGCAGTTCGGTGAAACCGTGGCTGAACTGGTCGACGGGGTCAGCAAACTGACCCAGATGAACTTCGAGACCAAGGCCGAAGCCCAGGCTGAAAACTTCCAGAAAATGGCCATGGCCATGGCGCGCGACATTCGCGTGATCCTGGTCAAACTCGCCGACCGCCTGCACAACATGCGCACGCTGGAAGTGCTGTCCGGCGAAAAGCGCCGGCGCATCGCCAAGGAAACCCTCGAAATCTACGCGCCCATCGCCAACCGGCTGGGCATGCACGCCATTCGTATCGAGTTCGAAGACCTCGGCTTCAAGGCGATGCACCCGATGCGTTCCGCGCGCATCTACCAGGCAGTCAAACGCGCCCGGGGCAACCGCAAGGAAATTGTCAACAAGATCGAAGAATCCCTGGGTCATTGCCTCGCCATCGACGGCATTCAGGGCGAAGTCAGCGGTCGTCAGAAACACCTCTACGGCATCTACAAGAAAATGCGCGGCAAGCGTCGGGCCTTCAACGAGATCATGGACGTCTACGCGTTCCGGATCATCGTCGACAAGGTCGATACCTGCTACCGCGTGCTGGGTGCTGTACATAATTTGTACAAACCGTTGCCGGGACGCTTCAAGGATTACATCGCGATTCCCAAGGCCAACGGCTATCAGTCGCTGCACACCACGCTGTTCGGCATGCACGGTGTGCCGATCGAGATCCAGATCCGTACCCGCGAAATGGAAGAGATGGCCAACAACGGCATCGCCGCCCATTGGCTGTACAAATCCAGCGGTGACGAGCAACCGAAAGGCACGCATGCCCGCGCCCGTCAGTGGGTCAAAGGCGTGCTGGAAATGCAGCAACGGGCCGGCAACTCGCTGGAATTCATCGAAAGCGTGAAGATCGACCTGTTCCCGGACGAGGTCTACGTGTTCACGCCCAAAGGCCGGATCATGGAGCTGCCCAAAGGCTCCACAGCGGTCGACTTCGCCTACGCGGTGCACACCGATGTTGGCAACAGTTGCATCGCCTGCCGGATCAACCGCCGTCTCGCACCGCTGTCCGAACCGCTGCAAAGTGGTTCCACGGTCGAGATCGTCAGCGCTCCCGGCGCGCGACCGAACCCGGCCTGGCTCAACTTTGTGGTTACCGGCAAAGCGCGCACGCACATTCGCCATGCGTTGAAACTGCAACGCCGCTCCGAGTCGATCAGCCTCGGCGAACGCCTGCTGAACAAGGTGCTCAACGGTTTCGACAGTGCGCTGGAAAAAATCCCGGCCGAGCGCGTCGCGGCGATGCTCGCCGAATACCGCCTCGAACTGATCGAAGACCTGCTCGAAGACATTGGCCTGGGCAATCGCATGGCTTACGTGGTCGCCCGTCGCCTGCTTGGCGAAGGCGAACAGCTGCCAAGCCCTGAAGGCCCACTGGCCATTCGCGGCACCGAAGGTCTGGTGCTCAGCTACGCCAAATGCTGCACGCCGATCCCGGGCGACCCGATTGTCGGGCACCTGTCCGCGGGCAAAGGCATGGTCGTGCACCTGGACAACTGCCGCAACATCAGCGAAATCCGGCACAACCCGGAAAAATGCATCCAGCTCTCGTGGGCCAAGGATGTCACCGGCGAATTCAACGTCGAACTGCGTGTCGAGCTGGAACACCAGCGCGGCCTGATCGCCCTGCTGGCCAGCAGCGTCAACGCAGCCGATGGCAATATCGAGAAAATCAGCATGGACGAACGCGATGGTCGCATCAGCGTCGTCCAACTGGTGGTCAGCGTCCACGACCGTGTGCACCTGGCCCGTGTGATCAAGAAACTGCGCGCGCTGACCGGAGTGATCCGCATCACCCGCATGCGTGCATAA